GCTCGCGAAGAAGATGATCGAGGCCGGGGCCTGCGCCATCCAGATCGAGAACCAGGTGTCGGACGAGAAGCAGTGCGGCCACCAGGACGGCAAGGTCACCGTGCCGCACGAGGACTTCATCGCGAAGATCAACGCCGTGCGATACGCGTTCCTCGAGCTGGGGATCGACAACGGCGTGATCGTCGCCCGCACCGACTCGCTCGGCGCCGGCCTCACCCAGAAGCTCGCGGTGACGAACGTTCCCGGCGATCTCGGCGACCAGTACAACTCGTTCCTCGACGTCGAGGAGATCTCCGAGGACGAGCTCGGCAACGGCGACGTCGTGATCAAGCGCGACGGCAAGCTGCTGCGCCCGAAGCGCCTCGCCAGCAACCTGTACCGGTTCCGCTCCGGCACCGGCGAGGAGCGCTGCGTGCTCGACTGCATCACCTCCCTGCAGAACGGCGCCGACCTCCTGTGGATCGAGACCGAGAAGCCTCACGTCGAGCAGATCGCGGGCATGGTCGACCGTATCCGCGAGGCCGTGCCGAACGCGAAGCTCGTCTACAACAACAGCCCCTCGTTCAACTGGACCCTCAACTTCCGTCAGCAGGCCTACGACCTGCTCGTCGAGCGGGGCGAGGACGTGGCGGCCTACGACCGCGACAACCTCATGAGCGTCGAGTACGACGGCACCGAACTCGCGCGCCTCGCCGACGAGAAGATCCGCACCTTCCAGCGCGACGGATCGGCTCGCGCCGGCATCTTCCACCACCTCATCACCCTGCCGACCTACCACACGGCTGCGCTGTCCACCGACAATCTCGCGAAGGGGTACTTCGGCGACGAGGGCATGCTCACCTACGTGC
The genomic region above belongs to Leucobacter muris and contains:
- a CDS encoding isocitrate lyase, with the protein product MSAFQNDREAVEALKEQNGPSWDAINPEHVARMRAQNRFKTGLEIAQYTADIMRRDMAEYDADSSVYTQSLGVWHGFIGQQKMISIKKHLETTNKRYLYLSGWMVAALRSEFGPLPDQSMHEKTAVPALIEELYTFLRQADARELDLLFTQLDDARRAGDETAVEFIQSQIDNYETHVVPIIADIDAGFGNPEATYLLAKKMIEAGACAIQIENQVSDEKQCGHQDGKVTVPHEDFIAKINAVRYAFLELGIDNGVIVARTDSLGAGLTQKLAVTNVPGDLGDQYNSFLDVEEISEDELGNGDVVIKRDGKLLRPKRLASNLYRFRSGTGEERCVLDCITSLQNGADLLWIETEKPHVEQIAGMVDRIREAVPNAKLVYNNSPSFNWTLNFRQQAYDLLVERGEDVAAYDRDNLMSVEYDGTELARLADEKIRTFQRDGSARAGIFHHLITLPTYHTAALSTDNLAKGYFGDEGMLTYVRDVQRQEIRQGIATVKHQNMAGSDIGDNHKEYFAGDAALKAGGKDNTMNQF